In Erpetoichthys calabaricus chromosome 2, fErpCal1.3, whole genome shotgun sequence, a genomic segment contains:
- the LOC127526801 gene encoding E3 SUMO-protein ligase ZBED1-like gives MSSMESLNTDTTEQQEQLVPKKNAVSVIWTHFGFSKDDIEQNEVRCRHCRKTVSTPKGNTTNLFQHLKHNHVTEYEQCMAQKKQKETDKRPATSASAKQMSITQAFTNTTQYEKSSRRWKEITDAICYYIAKDMTPLATVGRSGFKHLVKTLDRRYTVPSRSHFSKTALPDMYKTCCKNVAAELKNVQHFAATSDLWSSRTMDPFLSLTLHYIDDDWKMRQRCLETAYFPADHTADMIAQGLKDMLSEWDLVEEKLSAITTDNEAEMSSYLVSPMLDSEANPLDWWRKHHVHFPL, from the exons ATGTCGAGCATGGAGAGCTTAAACACTGACACAACTGAGCAACAAGAGcagcttgtaccaaagaaaaacgcagtctccgtcatttggacacattttggcttcagtaaggatgacatcgaacaaaatgaagtcagatgtagacactgtagaaaaacagtttcaacgcccaaaggtaacaccaccaatttgtttcaacacttgaagcacaatcacgttactgaatatgaacagtgcatggctcaaaaaaaacaaaaagagactgacaagcgcccagcaacaagtgcctccgcaaagcagatgtcgataacacaagcgttcacaaataccacacagtatgagaagagttcaagaagatggaaagaaataactgacgctatttgttattacatcgcaaaggatatgactcccttggctacagtggggcgaagcgggtttaaacacctcgttaaaactctcgacagaagatacactgtgccatcgcgatcacatttttctaaaactgcgctgccagacatgtacaagacatgttgtaaaaatgtagctgctgaactgaaaaatgttcaacactttgcagccacatctgatctctggtcaagtaggacgatggacccattcttgagccttactttgcactacattgacGACGATTGGAAGATGCGCCAGAGATGCCTTGAGACGGCATATTTTCCAGCCGATCACACGGCAGATATGattgcgcaaggtctgaaagatatgCTTTCTGAATGGGACCTCgtggaagaaaaactttcagccattacgacagacaacg aagcagagatgagcagctatttggtgtcccccatgctggatagtgaggcaaatccactggactggtggaggaagcatcatgtacactttccactctaa